The Candidatus Roseilinea sp. genome contains a region encoding:
- a CDS encoding hypothetical protein (possible pseudo, frameshifted), with amino-acid sequence MTLPGRSSKAQARTFGPGDAVIVTGYDLGMNTPGGFGQYIRVPSAWVVRKPDGLTLHESMALGTAGLTAALSVHQLQRHALTPEQGEVLVTGASGGVGCLTVAILSKLGYSVVAATGKADAGDWLKQLGAQMVLSRDDLRDVSGKALLKERWAGVVDAVGGDILATAIKTTKRGGCVVCCGNVASPELRITVYPFILRGVTLQGVDSRGNADGAAAANVAQLGQRVEAIANGRSRRLRRPSRLTGLDPMIDAILQGGIRGRVVVDLSDG; translated from the coding sequence TTGACGCTGCCGGGGAGGTCGTCGAAAGCGCAAGCGCGGACCTTTGGGCCGGGCGATGCGGTCATCGTCACCGGCTATGACCTAGGCATGAACACGCCAGGTGGCTTTGGCCAATACATCCGCGTTCCATCGGCGTGGGTGGTGCGGAAACCGGATGGGCTGACCTTGCACGAGAGTATGGCGCTGGGCACCGCAGGCTTGACGGCTGCGCTCAGCGTGCATCAACTCCAGCGCCATGCGCTGACGCCGGAGCAGGGTGAGGTGTTGGTCACCGGCGCGAGTGGGGGCGTGGGCTGCTTGACCGTTGCCATCTTGAGCAAGCTGGGATACTCCGTTGTTGCGGCAACGGGCAAGGCCGATGCCGGCGACTGGCTCAAGCAGCTTGGCGCGCAAATGGTCTTGTCCCGCGACGACCTGCGCGACGTGAGCGGTAAGGCGCTGCTCAAAGAGCGTTGGGCCGGTGTGGTGGATGCTGTCGGCGGGGATATCCTCGCCACGGCTATCAAAACGACGAAGCGCGGCGGCTGCGTGGTGTGCTGCGGCAACGTTGCCTCGCCTGAGTTGCGCATTACCGTGTATCCGTTTATCCTGCGTGGCGTAACCTTGCAGGGCGTGGACTCCCGCGGAAACGCCGATGGCGCTGCGGCTGCAAATGTGGCACAACTTGGCCAACGCGTGGAAGCCATCGCCAACGGGCGTTCGCGGCGATTGCGCAGACCGTCGCGCCTCACCGGGCTGGATCCGATGATAGATGCCATCTTGCAGGGCGGAATACGCGGGCGGGTGGTGGTGGATTTAAGTGATGGATGA